The following are from one region of the Arachis duranensis cultivar V14167 chromosome 10, aradu.V14167.gnm2.J7QH, whole genome shotgun sequence genome:
- the LOC107469285 gene encoding BTB/POZ domain-containing protein At3g56230 isoform X1, producing the protein MDCCVCTSMPLILRPPRNSICGACYEGARTIINMINNLETEKTKQNTNPNNNNNGSLASRRNSSKTLDDCIRWWSEQIEILNQQKEDLGFLRGIVTAFKEQIHTDILVSPGGHGLPIPAHKSVLATRSEIFKNMLECDECKAAPNNQTITIPDLNHEELSSLLEFLYSGTLPEETIAKDVYALSRAADKYAIPHLLRHCERYLLSSLDTSNALQTLEIADVCSSHNLKETTLVFLVKNIEHVVSSPRFEAFVHRNPHLTVQLVSRAFANGSK; encoded by the exons ATGGATTGTTGTGTGTGCACAAGCATGCCGTTGATATTAAGGCCACCGAGGAACTCAATATGTGGGGCTTGTTATGAAGGAGCAAGGACCATAATCAACATGATCAACAATCTCGAAACtgagaaaacaaaacaaaacactaatcccaataacaataataatggctCTCTGGCTTCAAGGCGAAATTCCAGTAAG ACATTGGATGATTGTATTAGATGGTGGTCAGAGCAGATAgagattttgaatcaacaaaaGGAGGATTTGGGTTTTCTTAGAGGCATTGTTACAGCCTTCAAAGAACAAATTCACACCGATATACTTGTTAGCCCAGGTGGCCATGGTCTTCCAATACCTGCACATAAGTCTGTATTG GCAACAAGATCAGAAATCTTTAAGAACATGCTTGAGTGTGATGAATGCAAAGCAGCACCCAATAACCAAACCATAACCATACCAGACCTGAACCATGAAGAGCTATCATCTCTACTAGAGTTCCTCTACAGCGGCACACTACCTGAAGAAACAATCGCAAAGGATGTCTACGCCTTATCGCGCGCCGCCGATAAGTACGCCATCCCACATTTGTTAAGGCACTGCGAGAGGTATTTGCTGAGTTCACTCGACACTTCCAATGCACTCCAGACGCTTGAGATCGCCGACGTGTGTTCCAGTCACAATTTGAAGGAGACAACGTTGGTTTTCTTAGTTAAGAACATTGAGCATGTTGTGTCATCGCCTAGGTTTGAAGCTTTTGTCCATAGGAATCCACACTTAACCGTGCAATTGGTTTCAAGGGCTTTTGCAAATGGTTCCAAATAA
- the LOC107469285 gene encoding BTB/POZ domain-containing protein At3g56230 isoform X2 yields the protein MALWLQGEIPTLDDCIRWWSEQIEILNQQKEDLGFLRGIVTAFKEQIHTDILVSPGGHGLPIPAHKSVLATRSEIFKNMLECDECKAAPNNQTITIPDLNHEELSSLLEFLYSGTLPEETIAKDVYALSRAADKYAIPHLLRHCERYLLSSLDTSNALQTLEIADVCSSHNLKETTLVFLVKNIEHVVSSPRFEAFVHRNPHLTVQLVSRAFANGSK from the exons atggctCTCTGGCTTCAAGGCGAAATTCCA ACATTGGATGATTGTATTAGATGGTGGTCAGAGCAGATAgagattttgaatcaacaaaaGGAGGATTTGGGTTTTCTTAGAGGCATTGTTACAGCCTTCAAAGAACAAATTCACACCGATATACTTGTTAGCCCAGGTGGCCATGGTCTTCCAATACCTGCACATAAGTCTGTATTG GCAACAAGATCAGAAATCTTTAAGAACATGCTTGAGTGTGATGAATGCAAAGCAGCACCCAATAACCAAACCATAACCATACCAGACCTGAACCATGAAGAGCTATCATCTCTACTAGAGTTCCTCTACAGCGGCACACTACCTGAAGAAACAATCGCAAAGGATGTCTACGCCTTATCGCGCGCCGCCGATAAGTACGCCATCCCACATTTGTTAAGGCACTGCGAGAGGTATTTGCTGAGTTCACTCGACACTTCCAATGCACTCCAGACGCTTGAGATCGCCGACGTGTGTTCCAGTCACAATTTGAAGGAGACAACGTTGGTTTTCTTAGTTAAGAACATTGAGCATGTTGTGTCATCGCCTAGGTTTGAAGCTTTTGTCCATAGGAATCCACACTTAACCGTGCAATTGGTTTCAAGGGCTTTTGCAAATGGTTCCAAATAA